One Solanum pennellii chromosome 9, SPENNV200 DNA segment encodes these proteins:
- the LOC107029262 gene encoding dof zinc finger protein DOF2.4 codes for MNFSSIPAYLDPANWQQQSGSTIQNHHHHQQQLTSAPPPPVLPPGPPVVAPLQPHGGGGAGSIRPGSMADRARMANIPMPETALKCPRCDSTNTKFCYFNNYSLSQPRHFCKACKRYWTRGGALRSVPVGGGCRRNKRSNNNNKNSNNNNYNNNSSKSPASSTSTDGRQGTNNSGSSTTISSHSNSFSGPTSAASLLGLMSPQIPPLRFMSPLGQFSSDHHHHHHFTPSNHMNLNFSTSSCGNILGGTTEGMMVSNNNNLLGAGTGAEAGAGAGAGVGGHVASLLSSGNLEHWRMQQQFPNFLGGFDPSNSPSSYPFQGGVHEAVQYLGGESTSQISRPKISTSMLNQMASVKMEDNNNSNNNNNNSNQDQSALSRQLLGIQGNNENWNTSASAWSDLSASFSSSSTSNAL; via the exons ATGAATTTTTCTTCAATTCCAGCTTATCTTGATCCAGCCAACTGGCAAcaa cAAAGTGGAAGTACTattcaaaatcatcatcatcatcaacaacaacttACATCTGCACCACCGCCGCCAGTGCTACCACCTGGTCCTCCAGTGGTAGCACCACTGCAGCCTCATGGCGGCGGTGGTGCAGGTTCTATTAGACCGGGCTCGATGGCTGATCGAGCCCGGATGGCTAATATACCTATGCCTGAAACAGCCTTAAAATGCCCTAGATGTGATTCAACAAACACTAAGTTTTGCTACTTCAACAACTATAGTCTCTCACAACCTAGACACTTTTGCAAGGCTTGTAAAag GTACTGGACTAGAGGTGGCGCTTTGAGAAGTGTACCCGTGGGTGGGGGATGCAGGAGGAACAAAAgaagcaataacaacaacaagaacagtaacaacaacaactacaataaTAATAGTTCTAAATCTCCGGCTTCTAGTACTAGTACTGATGGTCGTCAAGGTACTAACAACTCGGGTTCTTCAACTACAATTTCATCTCATAGTAACAGTTTTTCGGGTCCAACATCAGCAGCTAGTTTGTTAGGGCTTATGTCCCCTCAAATTCCGCCTCTTCGTTTCATGTCTCCTTTAGGTCAATTTAGTTCTGatcatcatcaccaccaccatTTTACTCCGAGTAACCATATGAACTTGAATTTCTCTACAAGTTCATGTGGTAACATATTAGGTGGGACTACTGAAGGTATGATGGttagtaacaacaacaacttaCTTGGTGCTGGTACTGGTGCTGAAGCTGGTGCTGGTGCTGGTGCTGGTGTTGGGGGTCATGTTGCTTCGCTTTTATCAAGTGGAAACCTTGAGCATTGGAGGATGCAACAACAATTCCCTAATTTCTTAGGTGGATTCGATCCATCTAATTCGCCTTCTTCTTACCCCTTTCAAGGGGGGGTGCACGAAGCAGTACAATACCTTGGTGGTGAGAGTACGAGTCAAATTAGTAGGCCTAAAATCTCAACCTCAATGCTAAATCAAATGGCTTCCGTGAAGATGGaagacaacaacaacagcaacaacaacaacaacaatagtaatCAAGATCAATCAGCTTTATCAAGACAATTATTGGGGATTcaaggaaataatgaaaattggaATACTAGTGCTAGTGCTTGGAGTGATCTTTCAGCTAGTTTTAGCTCTTCTTCCACTAGTAATGCCTTATAA